A region of the Peredibacter starrii genome:
GACCCATATTCTCGCAAGAAATTTGTCTTTCTCGGCCCAAGCGGAGAACGCTTGCTTTCACTCAAAGACAATCCGACGGCCATTTCAAATGAGACAGTGATTCACGATCTAAGGGTTTCTGAGATTACTCACCGTCTCTATGACTCTGGCCTTGTGGACGATGTGGAACTGGAACATGAAATCAATGACAAAAGAAATTTTAGAACGATCTATAAAATCATTCCAGACGCCATTCTTCACCTTGAGAAAAATGGGCACATGTACAAGATTGCTTTTGAGCTGGAGCTGAATCGTAAAAGTAATTCAAGAATCACTGAGAAAATGAAGCAATACGAGGACAGCACATTCTACAACTACGCCATGTATCTCTTTCCGACAGAAAAGATGATGGAAACATACATGAAGGAGGCAGAAAAAGAGCTTGGCTCTACCTCAATGAGCAAATTCATGTTCTTCTGTCACCCTGAGCTGTCGTCTGGAATTCATAAGCCTTCTGAGATTAAAGGAGTGCTTCAGGGGAAAAAGATTACCTTGGATGATGTCTTGAGAAGAAATTAACTGAGCATCAAATAGGAATTAACT
Encoded here:
- a CDS encoding replication-relaxation family protein codes for the protein MDKRTNINSLHLNYLTPLHKWRVMDVNSLRKECLRAPNYHNFCRVIRKLEKDKILEAYRDPYSRKKFVFLGPSGERLLSLKDNPTAISNETVIHDLRVSEITHRLYDSGLVDDVELEHEINDKRNFRTIYKIIPDAILHLEKNGHMYKIAFELELNRKSNSRITEKMKQYEDSTFYNYAMYLFPTEKMMETYMKEAEKELGSTSMSKFMFFCHPELSSGIHKPSEIKGVLQGKKITLDDVLRRN